A window of the Sabethes cyaneus chromosome 1, idSabCyanKW18_F2, whole genome shotgun sequence genome harbors these coding sequences:
- the LOC128745612 gene encoding disintegrin and metalloproteinase domain-containing protein 9-like, protein MRATSAFIVLSVIGAVCDGLNVSGTLNAGSFVESVNKSEGKFVRYAKIFPISLHDGSSLDEEPVTPGMGLLSISYVLDGVNVTLDLMLNDEIVPAEHFVSMQINGTEKLKRLMEHEIDLCHYHGKIRGQPDSYAALSTCNGIRGIVYDQSETYLLEFDDINPKQRDHYVFKPVQKLTRQRTKRALESFQPSLAESFRTAYRSTGSSNFVELVIVIDRSLYRITANAQRIHRYCLDLVNVMNAIYRPLNIYIALVGVVIWSERDAIDITHDSKKTLANFLTYRRETLMKLIPHDNAHLLTAIHFTDSVVGKAEMGSMCTYAGSGGVEVVDTNFVALLASTVAHEMGHNFNMDHDGPECYCPSGNCVMASKTVRSQAAPKEWSSCSVQYLETGLKHGLGACLKNKPAKMFVKSTCGNGLLEPGEECDCGLPHVCDTKCCDAMTCRLTMNSTCATGECCDLDNCQPKRAGIKCRAAIGECDLPEYCDGQTAFCPKNVYLRDTEACAGGKAYCYQGRCKTRDNQCKLLWGSTAKSIDDYCYQTNRNGSIFGNCGNKLQTDEYLKCNQEDIMCGLLHCSHRNEKLDYGMQAYSKLTTTKFSHYGPRGTVRDTICNSAIIDLGLDITNPGLVPDGAKCGSGKMCWKQQCVSLTLLQENDIGEICAGGCSDHGVCNSEGNCHCDEGYGGQFCEKSGLGGSIDSGPTVDPTGSINSMLALYISFTTLLFAAIAGFLYFYRNVLREQLRKILIKFRMRKYGHMVPPASPTIVAPPKPPRLVIVPPTVTDAVPKRVAPAPPSTQNEPSQHFIKVNINNNGKVTIENQVISSPFLLSSPLLDAHEAIHEMKSKGVPAILEQRSISVDSESPLVDSPEYVPSTDTPPVLNESVPNIGALLSQVKLKKVQNFHTYRSKSDEKPQRRLPELPRQKTIGEFQNVVAEVHPKRSPATEEPPTNPFGMVTLKKVKPRTPNRSLENLDEIKEEDCSSKPAYSRVAAKPLQTADLSTAPKPILPQKPQQSIDNQTGNGKPKPTRKLPQLPHGGSKSRPPLMRKPAVSEDSEPSSTASSTVSALKAKLNLEQVAGGIKR, encoded by the exons ATGCGAGCAACGAGTGCCTTTATCGTATTGTCTGTGATAGGGGCGGTTTGCGATGGACTGAATGTGAGCGGAACTTTGAACGCTGGTTCGTTCGTGGAATCCGTGAACAAAAGTGAAG GAAAGTTTGTTCGTTATGCAAAGATTTTCCCTATCTCGCTCCATGATGGCTCTTCGCTGGACGAAGAACCTGTCACACCGGGAATGGGACTGTTAAGCATAAGTTATGTTTTGGACGGAGTAAATGTGACGCTTGATTTGATGCTCAATGATGAAATCGTCCCCGCGGAACATTTCGTTAGCATGCAGATCAATGGGACGGAGAAGCTCAAGCGTCTCATGGAACACGAAATTGATTTGTGCCACTATCAC GGAAAAATTCGTGGCCAACCTGATTCGTACGCAGCCTTGTCAACGTGCAACGGTATCCGTGGAATTGTATACGATCAGAGCGAAACCTACCTCCTGGAGTTTGACGATATCAACCCCAAGCAGCGGGACCATTATGTATTCAAACCTGTTCAGAAACTGACTAGACAACGG ACTAAAAGAGCCTTGGAATCATTTCAACCATCGTTAGCAGAATCTTTCCGTACGGCCTATCGATCGACCGGATCGTCGAACTTTGTCGAATTAGTAATTGTCATCGACCGCAGTTTGTATCGGATTACCGCCAATGCTCAGCGTATCCATCGGTACTGCCTAGATCTGGTGAATGTTATGAACGCCATTTACCGACCTCTAAATATCTACATCGCACTCGTTGGGGTTGTGATTTGGTCCGAACGGGATGCAATCGACATCACGCATGACTCGAAGAAGACACTGGCGAACTTTTTGACCTATCGGCGGGAAACGCTGATGAAGTTGATCCCCCATGACAACGCGCATCTGCTGACGGCGATCCACTTTACAGACAGTGTAGTGGGCAAGGCGGAAATGGGCTCCATGTGTACGTACGCCGGATCTGGTGGGGTGGAAGTGGTCGATACTAACTTTGTGGCTTTGCTGGCCAGCACAGTGGCGCACGAGATGGGACATAACTTTAACATGGACCACGATGGACCCGAAtgctactgcccaagcggaaATTGCGTCATGGCTTCCAAGACAGTTCGCAGTCAAGCTGCCCCAAAAGAGTGGAGCTCGTGTAGCGTTCAATATCTGGAAACCGGACTGAAGCATGGTTTGGGAGCTTGTTTAAAAAACAAGCCAGCGAAAATGTTTGTGAAAAGTACCTGCGGAAATGGCCTGTTGGAACCTGGGGAAGAGTGTGACTGCGGTCTGCCGCATGTATGTGATACGAAGTGTTGTGATGCTATGACTTGCCGGCTGACAATGAACTCAACGTGTGCGACTGGCGAATGCTGTGACCTTGACAACTGTCAACCGAAGCGAGCTGGAATAAAGTGCAGGGCTGCTATTGGAGAGTGTGACCTTCCAGAGTATTGTGACGGTCAAACGGCTTTTTGTCCAAAGAATGTGTACCTGAGAGACACGGAAGCTTGTGCAGGAGGCAAAGCGTATTGCTATCAAGGACGATGTAAGACACGTGATAATCAGTGTAAGCTATTGTGGGGCTCGACTGCCAAATCTATTGACGATTACTGCTATCAAACCAATCGAAATGGGTCTATCTTTGGAAACTGCGGTAACAAATTGCAAACAGATGAGTACCTGAAATGCAATCAAGAAGATATAATGTGTGGTTTACTGCATTGTAGTCATCGAAACGAAAAACTAGATTACGGAATGCAAGCGTATTCCAAGTTAACCACTACTAAGTTTAGTCACTATGGACCAAGAGGAACGGTCAGAGATACTATTTGCAATTCTGCCATCATTGATTTAGGTTTAGATATTACCAACCCCGGCCTGGTGCCGGATGGAGCGAAATGTGGCTCAGGAAAGATGTGCTGGAAGCAACAGTGTGTCTCGTTGACTCTTCTGCAAGAGAACGACATCGGCGAAATCTGCGCTGGGGGTTGTAGTGATCACGGTGTATGCAATAGTGAAGGAAACTGTCATTGTGATGAAGGTTATGGAGGACAGTTTTGCGAAAAATCCGGTCTTGGAGGCTCGATTGACAGTGGACCTACTGTAGACCCTACGGGGTCGATCAATTCTATGCTCGCTCTGTACATCTCCTTCACAACATTGTTATTTGCAGCGATTGCAGGATTCTTATACTTCTATCGCAATGTACTGAGGGAGCAATTAAGAAAAATACTAATTAAATTCAGAATGCGAAAATATGGACACATGGTTCCCCCAGCGTCGCCAACAATCGTAGCTCCACCTAAGCCACCCCGGTTAGTCATTGTACCACCAACGGTCACCGATGCGGTGCCGAAACGGGTCGCTCCAGCTCCCCCCAGCACGCAAAATGAACCTTCTCAACATTTCATCAAAGTCAACATAAACAACAACGGTAAGGTTACAATAGAAAACCAAGTAATCAGTTCTCCGTTTCTTCTGAGCTCACCACTGCTGGACGCCCACGAAGCAATTCACGAAATGAAATCCAAAGGAGTTCCTGCGATTCTTGAACAGCGTTCAATTAGTGTGGATTCCGAAAGCCCACTAGTAGACTCCCCTGAGTACGTCCCCTCTACCGACACTCCACCAGTTCTGAACGAGTCCGTACCGAATATCGGAGCACTACTTAGCCAAGTCAAACTGAAAAAAGTTCAAAACTTCCATACATATCGATCTAAAAGTGATGAAAAACCACAACGGCGCCTGCCAGAGCTACCAAGGCAAAAGACTATCGGTGAGTTTCAGAACGTTGTAGCCGAGGTTCATCCAAAAAGAAGCCCAGCAACGGAGGAGCCTCCCACTAATCCGTTCGGCATGGTTACACTGAAAAAGGTTAAACCTAGAACACCGAACCGTAGTCTAGAAAATCTAGACGAAATTAAAGAGGAAGATTGCAGTAGTAAGCCAGCATACTCCAGGGTAGCGGCAAAGCCACTCCAAACAGCCGATCTCAGCACGGCACCAAAACCAATTCTACCTCAGAAACCACAGCAATCCATAGACAATCAAACCGGCAATGGAAAGCCGAAACCAACTAGGAAATTACCTCAGCTTCCACACGGAGGTAGTAAGAGTAGACCTCCGCTGATGAGGAAGCCTGCTGTCAGTGAAGATTCGGAGCCTAGCTCAACAGCTAGCAGCACTGTATCTGCACTTAAAGCAAAGCTCAATCTAGAGCAAGTAGCTGGAGGTATAAAGCGATGA
- the LOC128745610 gene encoding facilitated trehalose transporter Tret1-like, producing the protein MHRANATFREFLVAAIASISGIAMGLALGWPSPMFRKLTEETLTENPIGYVIVESEQSWINSVLAIGGFFGPFAAGYVADRIGRKPAHLLSSAIHIAGWIMLLLAKSVPVMIAARFVLGFGSGYILITLTIYIGEIASDKYRGILGSFLQIGQTIGILYVYCIGPYVGYYAFQWICCAVPIVFAIGFLYMPETPHYLVSKGLHEKAILSLMYLRDATAEEIQPDLDAVKEYIHQEEELQHSNAFRKLFTQRANQKAILISFCLLSFQQWTGIDCILSNSELIFAEARISLSPDISTIIIGVVQVICCCITLLFVDRVGRRPVLMYSALGLSISLALLGAYFLMEPMAIPAEHISWIPLTGMIGFIAIFNFGFGPVPWAIASEIFAYDVKALGSTINVSVTWILDFLALRFFLLISESIGFEWAFWIFALVCLAAFVFTLLLVIETKGLSLQEIQLRLGGKSAG; encoded by the exons ATGCACCGAGCAAACGCAACGTTTCGTGAGTTCCTGGTTGCAGCTATTG CCAGCATATCAGGGATTGCGATGGGACTTGCTCTTGGGTGGCCATCGCCAATGTTTCGTAAGCTCACGGAAGAGACCTTGACGGAAAATCCCATCGGTTACGTGATAGTCGAAAGCGAACAATCTTGGATCAACTCAGTGTTAGCAATCGGAGGATTTTTTGGACCCTTCGCTGCAGGGTACGTTGCTGATCGAATAGGTCGAAAGCCCGCTCATCTGTTAAGCAGTGCCATACATATCGCTGGTTGGATCATGTTGCTACTGGCTAAGTCCGTACCGGTTATGATAGCTGCCCGGTTTGTTTTAGGATTTGGTAGTGGGTATATTTTAATCACCTTAACAATATATATCGGTGAAATCGCCAGTGACAAGTATCGAGGGAtcttgggatcttttttacaaaTTGGTCAAACAA TTGGTATCTTGTACGTTTACTGCATTGGACCATATGTCGGATACTACGCATTCCAGTGGATATGCTGTGCCGTCCCAATTGTATTTGCCATCGGTTTCCTGTATATGCCGGAAACTCCACACTATTTAGTTTCTAAGGGGCTACATGAAAAGGCAATCCTTTCTTTGATGTATCTTCGTGACGCTACAGCCGAGGAAATACAACCAGATCTAGATGCTGTAAAAGAGTACATCCACCAAGAAGAAGAACTGCAGCATTCGAACGCTTTCCGGAAGCTTTTTACTCAACGAGCGAACCAAAAAGCTATTCTTATCAGTTTTTGTTTACTGTCGTTTCAGCAGTGGACTGGAATAGACTGCATATTGTCCAACAGTGAGTTGATTTTCGCTGAAGCCCGAATATCACTGTCTCCGGATATTTCAACCATCATCATTGGAGTCGTACAAGTGATCTGCTGCTGCATAACGCTACTGTTCGTGGACCGTGTTGGACGTAGGCCGGTGTTAATGTATTCTGCGCTTGGACTTTCAATCTCGCTGGCGTTACTAGGAGCATACTTTTTGATGGAACCGATGGCGATCCCAGCGGAACATATCAGCTGGATTCCATTAACCGGTATGATCGGTTTCATTGCCATCTTTAACTTTGGATTCGGCCCGGTACCGTGGGCTATTGCGTCGGAAATTTTTGCCTACGACGTGAAAGCCCTAGGGAGTACGATAAACGTTTCCGTAACGTGGATATTGGACTTTCTGGCGCtgcgtttttttcttttgattaGCGAGTCCATCGGGTTCGAGTGGGCATTTTGGATCTTTGCCCTTGTTTGCCTGGCAGCATTCGTATTTACGTTGCTGCTCGTTATCGAAACGAAAGGGCTCAGTCTACAGGAAATACAGCTACGACTGGGCGGCAAATCTGCGGGATAA